Proteins from a single region of Aquirhabdus parva:
- the ybaK gene encoding Cys-tRNA(Pro) deacylase, translating to MTPACNTLKKQKIPYTTHEYEHDPACTNFGLEAAEKLGLAMQSVFKTLLITDEKEFFVAIIPVTHTLSLKKAAHAFGLKKVRMAQPKEAERVTGYLVGGISPIGQKKQLKTAIDASGSALDTIYVSGGKRGLDLGLKPNDLLVAIHGSQFADLIDEH from the coding sequence ATGACTCCAGCGTGTAACACCTTAAAGAAGCAAAAAATTCCTTATACAACTCATGAATATGAACATGATCCAGCTTGTACAAACTTTGGTTTAGAGGCCGCTGAAAAATTGGGACTTGCCATGCAGTCCGTCTTTAAAACCTTACTGATTACTGATGAGAAAGAATTCTTCGTGGCGATCATCCCTGTGACCCATACTTTGAGTCTTAAAAAAGCAGCACACGCCTTTGGACTTAAAAAAGTGCGGATGGCTCAGCCTAAAGAAGCTGAGCGCGTAACGGGATATTTGGTTGGCGGGATTAGCCCCATTGGGCAAAAGAAACAACTGAAAACAGCAATCGATGCCAGCGGAAGCGCCCTTGATACGATCTATGTCAGTGGCGGCAAACGTGGGCTTGATCTTGGGCTTAAACCCAATGATTTATTGGTGGCTATACATGGATCTCAATTTGCGGATTTGATAGATGAACACTAG
- a CDS encoding DNA-3-methyladenine glycosylase I, with product MMTLASISDVQPSTATAPLSRCGWCGDDPLYQAYHDTEWGRPQFDPVKLFEKICLEGQQAGLSWITVLRKRAHYRKRFFDFDPVKVAALTDDDLAELVTDAGLIRHIGKLSAIRDNAKAYLALQAQGIDFSSWLWSFVEGKTIVNTWTSFREVPAKTAPSSAMSKALKKAGFRFVGETTCYAMMQSVGMVNDHELSCHVRNI from the coding sequence ATGATGACTTTAGCATCCATAAGTGATGTACAACCCAGCACTGCTACGGCACCCCTATCGCGTTGTGGTTGGTGTGGCGATGATCCGCTCTATCAAGCTTATCATGATACCGAATGGGGTCGCCCTCAATTTGATCCGGTGAAACTCTTTGAGAAGATCTGTTTAGAGGGTCAACAAGCGGGACTCTCTTGGATTACCGTTTTACGTAAACGTGCACACTATCGCAAACGCTTTTTTGACTTTGACCCCGTCAAAGTGGCCGCACTGACCGATGATGATCTGGCAGAATTGGTGACGGATGCAGGTCTGATTCGCCATATCGGTAAACTGTCTGCAATTCGTGATAATGCAAAAGCTTATCTGGCGCTGCAAGCGCAAGGCATAGACTTTTCATCTTGGCTGTGGAGTTTTGTCGAGGGAAAAACCATTGTCAATACGTGGACTAGCTTTCGCGAAGTACCAGCCAAGACCGCACCAAGTTCCGCTATGTCTAAAGCGCTAAAAAAAGCAGGATTTCGCTTTGTGGGCGAGACCACTTGCTACGCCATGATGCAGTCTGTTGGCATGGTCAATGATCACGAACTTTCTTGCCATGTGCGCAATATTTAA